The Thermosynechococcus sp. CL-1 genomic interval CCCTGCTGCCAGTAAACCAAGGGCAATGAAACGTTTCAGCAATACCATAGCAATTGCTTGTTAAATGCCAATCGCTATACGCTGCAAGGGTCAGGTTCATGCAGGTTCCAGAGGTGAAACTTAAGCCCCCACGGCTTCTTTGGCAGCATAGAGCACTTCTACGGTGATCTCGCTAATCCCCTGTTCGCGGGCAAATTTTTCGGTGTTGCGCTTCACCTTGCCGCGCACAAAGCCGGGAATCTTGTTTAATTCCGCTAGCCCATCCGCGGTCCATGTCAAATCCGAGTCGGCGGAAAGCCCCTTGTGAATCACTTCCTTGGTGTCGTGGCCACCAAAAATTTCCAGCAGGTGGTCTTCCATGCCCAAGGTGAAGGAGTTGTAAATTAAATCCACTAGTTGGTTGGTACCTTCGTAGCCAAGGAAGGGTCGATAGCCGACGGGAAAGTCTTGGATGTGGATGGGCGCGGCAATAACACCACAGGGAATGTTGAGGCGTTTGCCCACATGGCGCTCCATTTGGGTGCCAAAGATGGCCGCGGGTTCAACGCGGGCGATCGCGTCCCCCACCACCGTGTGGTCATCGGTAATCAGTACCTCGTCACAAAAGCCCGCCACCTCTGCGCGGAACCAATCGGCATCGTATTTGCAGTACGTCCCCGCCCAAACAACGTGGATGCCCATTTCCCGACTGAGAATTTTGGTCATTGCCGCTGCATGGGTATTGTCCCCAAAGACCACTGCTTTTTTACCGGTGAGGTTTTGGCAGTCAATGGAGCGGGAAAACCAAGCGGCTTGGGACACCTCCCGTGTTTGCTGTTCAATAAAGGCTTCGTAGTCCACATTGGCTCCTTGGGCATTGAGCACCGCTTGAATGGCACGGATACAGCGGGCGGTTTCCACCACACCCATCGGCGTCATCCTCACGCTTGGCTGGCCAAATTCCGTTTCTAGGTACTGGGCGGTGAGGCCGCCAATTTCCCGATAGGGGACAAGGTTAAACCATGCTTGGGGCAGTCGGGCAAGGTCGTGGACGCTGGCCGCCGCAGGAATCACCAGATTCACCTGAATGCCAAGGTTGGCCATGAGTTGTTTCAGCTCGCGGCAGTCATGCTGATTGTGGAAGCCGAGGGTGGTGATGCCAATAATGTTGACGCTAGGGGTGGGGGTTTTGCTGGTCACTAAGGTGCCTTGGCGGCGGGCTTTGTCAATATAAAACTGCACGATTTGCTCAAGGGTGCGATCGGCGGCTTGCAATTCATTGACGCGATAGTGATTGACATCCGCCAAGAGGACATCGGCAGTGGTGCTGAGGCTGGCGCGTTGGACAAAGTTTTGTAAGTCTTCCTGAAGAATGCTAGAGGTGCAGGTGGGGGTGAGCACAATTAAATCAGGGTGCTCTTCAGTGTCTTTGCGGGTGATATTGTCCACCACTTTTTCTTGGGAGCCGCGTGCCAAGACATGGCGATCGACAATACTGGCGGTGACAGGCGTAAAGTCGCGCTCTCGCTCGAGCATCGATCGCATGACGTTGAAGTAATCATCCCCAAGGGGCGCGTGCATAATGCCATGAACATTTTTGAAGGAACTGGCAATGCGCAGAGTACCAATGTGGGCAGGCCCTGCATACATCCAGTAGGCAAGTTTCATCGCGTCAACTCCTTGGGCAAAGGCATTTTGATGTCCGATCGCGATCGTAGCGAGGCTCTTTCCCTCGCCCGCCAAAACGTTACAAAACTTGAATGAAGTGGGAATGTCCCTTAACAAACCTCACGGAATTCCCTATCCGCCTATGCAGTGGGGTCGTTCACCATACCAACATCTTTCCCCTCTCCCCTAAAATTGATCAATACTGCAATTCCAATTCAGTTTGCCCCTTTTAAGGACACCCACGCATGGTTGCTTGCGAATTTAGCCCCGGTCTTGACGGTATTCCCGTTGCTCAGTCGGCCATTAGCTATGTGGATGGCCAAGCAGGCGTTCTTGAGTATCGCGGTGTCCCGATTGAGGAACTAGCGGAGAAAAGCACATTTTTGGAAACTGCCTTCCTCTTGATTTGGGGTTACTGGCCGAGCAAGGAGGAGTTGGCAGCCTTTGAGCACGATATTACCTACCATCGCCGCGTGAAATATCGCATTCGCGACATGATGAAATGCTTTCCCGACAGTGGCCATCCCATGGATGCCCTACAGGCCTCGGCGGGAGCCTTGGGATTGTTCTATTCGCGGCGGGCCCTCGACGATCCGGAGTACATTCGGGCAGCAGTCATCCGCCTCTTGGCCAAAATTCCAACAATGGTGGCGGCGTTTCAACTGATTCGCAAGGGGAATGATCCGGTCATGCCCTGTGATGAGCTGGACTATGCGGCCAACTTTCTCTACATGCTCAATGAGCGGCGTCCCGATCCCTTTGCGGCACGGGTATTTGATATTTGCTTGATTCTCCATGCCGAGCACACGATGAATGCCTCTACCTTCTCGGCGCGGGTGACGGCCTCGACATTGACAGACCCTTACGCTGTGGTTGCTTCAGCGGTGGGTACACTGGCAGGGCCACTCCACGGGGGCGCCAATGAAGATGTGATCAATATGCTCGAAGAAATCGGCAGCGTGGAGAATGTCCGTCCCTATGTGGAAAAGTGCGTCCAGAATAA includes:
- a CDS encoding citrate synthase; translated protein: MVACEFSPGLDGIPVAQSAISYVDGQAGVLEYRGVPIEELAEKSTFLETAFLLIWGYWPSKEELAAFEHDITYHRRVKYRIRDMMKCFPDSGHPMDALQASAGALGLFYSRRALDDPEYIRAAVIRLLAKIPTMVAAFQLIRKGNDPVMPCDELDYAANFLYMLNERRPDPFAARVFDICLILHAEHTMNASTFSARVTASTLTDPYAVVASAVGTLAGPLHGGANEDVINMLEEIGSVENVRPYVEKCVQNKIKIAGFGHRVYKVKDPRATILQKLAEQLFDKFGGDRYYDIALKLEEVVGEYLSYKGIYPNVDFYSGLVYRRLGIPSDLFTPVFAIARVAGWLAHWKEQLEANRIYRPTQVYTGAHNQPYVPMEERNHRP
- the bchB gene encoding ferredoxin:protochlorophyllide reductase (ATP-dependent) subunit B; the encoded protein is MKLAYWMYAGPAHIGTLRIASSFKNVHGIMHAPLGDDYFNVMRSMLERERDFTPVTASIVDRHVLARGSQEKVVDNITRKDTEEHPDLIVLTPTCTSSILQEDLQNFVQRASLSTTADVLLADVNHYRVNELQAADRTLEQIVQFYIDKARRQGTLVTSKTPTPSVNIIGITTLGFHNQHDCRELKQLMANLGIQVNLVIPAAASVHDLARLPQAWFNLVPYREIGGLTAQYLETEFGQPSVRMTPMGVVETARCIRAIQAVLNAQGANVDYEAFIEQQTREVSQAAWFSRSIDCQNLTGKKAVVFGDNTHAAAMTKILSREMGIHVVWAGTYCKYDADWFRAEVAGFCDEVLITDDHTVVGDAIARVEPAAIFGTQMERHVGKRLNIPCGVIAAPIHIQDFPVGYRPFLGYEGTNQLVDLIYNSFTLGMEDHLLEIFGGHDTKEVIHKGLSADSDLTWTADGLAELNKIPGFVRGKVKRNTEKFAREQGISEITVEVLYAAKEAVGA